The following proteins are encoded in a genomic region of Plasmodium chabaudi chabaudi strain AS genome assembly, chromosome: 1:
- a CDS encoding leucine-rich repeat protein, with protein sequence MLLDLSRCKLKSLEDSDVILEKLIELNCDYTSITYLDVSYNNIKTLKGLRHFENLKILNISNNELTSLDGDYIPCSTEKIICDNNNLSDICFKGLTNEREESESEYETDEETGSDSNRKNSYINKTYNYKNENDISSNYSNDLKNYNMHDKYNNSFFYDKIYYTNNNFPLSNLKYLDVSYNNIKRLATFEKYLHILNNRNKLNDSNETDLSKSIQSESVESDIDDAHINNFILSKTEKDVMILFFNSLETLHLRGNKLTNLKGLSVLKNLKVLDLRSNLISHPVQLFYILDNKDWLKKYHDKKTQNKNTYSSYFSYIIKKYKNINLQNIFLLGNNKVFKPKRLLASVFNVLKNVNTKKELITDFSDTVSVNEHIDIFERELCDADDEEDDDSYTTYTNSDVGSEVDVEAEAETEENSNLIENDKYISKNNYNQFSNKSNEINTHSEIEKIAYKPKDRIELNDSGFYDKNESDYFESNQGEMDEDREAPTPLNQKEIDVESSDTEEDAHGQVESAMDSQDESENQKEDDTSEEEVEPSQVKNDEIVSDSIKNQNDSEIESEEEEEMARSEIDVDSIKDRNDSEIESEVDADSVKNRNDSETESEEEELARSEIDADPIKNQSDIEVESEEEITRNEIDVGSINNQSDSEIESEEEEEEDEIAKSEIDAGSINNKNDSEIESEVDVDSVKNQSDSEIESEKEEEMTRGEIDVGSVKNQDDSEVESELDADSVKNQSDSEIESEKEEEDEEEMARNEIDVDGVKNQDDSEVDADSVKNQSDSETESEEEEEEEEKEESEYEEDVNVNLKSERKEEKEGEQMHKSQTELTDLEIEDVENDKLDIKENESEYKNSHEVTKEVEESDFEDETKNEKEVYASNKESEMNSEIEVSDSDDEIEDEKEEDNFTDFITQNLIQNSNQNVESKSKDVVPFYNNLKKNMLKENYHSENSEGNESIESNEQIVRLRDVIKKKNRLNSYNCSEIKIDSNEKGIYKKNDISLKKNKKQYNKMVRNKNVNTNSNNVNESIDNMINNNIEENETSCSFSSIVKNKKILKEIETNDKHSDASNFVNHTSIENDILNSEFEQISQSPTLEQNDSGTNSIPQSNHHKNGIIDEFAKARTQMEEKEDADKNLDVIESSINRKCVNHGYSKYFDSANENMHGNADNSPAKQNLSLRTVLEKGSSKVRPDVLEEEEAKIDASHSMPNESKEIVNKLKNNNAYKKDADKLCKIKSLETSNFSHNKMLNDSYDSNYKSSSDLSEMSEMSEADKFDEVHLDVVKTNQHDEKDDINKNNASHRVCSNSNEINKLESKTNKGSVNDNTKILKCYDKINGNGDSHKLIKNLELQLKETYLKLRKEKQYNNILFKENKELENKIKSINQNKKRFKKKIKKLEKDCNEKNEITKKYENMMDKLNLVEDSKMEIPMDDIKMQNTYIENSIEQLYCTFFDTLGENHIITKRIEDLASVYAKKENKMESQLNNQMKNLELLKANEELDKTKNEYFNELQKKENVIINLTENLEELTKSTNDMKIVLAENENKLKALQIELSQKDELIKELEERNNKLVENEKVIQTERENLLELLYGKDEKLVNAKEYKEEIKELQQKIKNYLHKNTHKVQDKIYEQILDKLYDEQIKIQSLLVEKDQTIVQKNTKIENLQLQLHSWAEEASKWVSIADKHTKLITNHNTLKKNYEELKYKYIMDVKHLQTKKNEKVKELIRKFS encoded by the exons atgttgcTCGATTTATCTAGatgtaaattaaaaagtttaGAGGATAGTGATGTGATCCTTGAAAAACTGATCGAACTAAATTGCGATTATACAAGTATAACCTATTTAGAtgtttcatataataatattaaaactCTTAAAGGGTTAAGACACTTTGAAAacttgaaaatattaaacatTTCCAACAACGAATTAACTTCATTAGATGGTGATTATATTCCTTGCTCaacagaaaaaataatttgtgataataataatcttAGTGACATCTGTTTTAAGGGTTTAACAAATGAAAGAGAAGAATCAGAATCCGAATATGAAACTGATGAAGAAACGGGTTCAGATagtaatagaaaaaatagttatataaataaaacttataattataaaaatgaaaatgatatttcttcaaattattcaaatgatttaaaaaattataatatgcatgataaatataataatagttttttttatgataaaatatattacacaaataataattttccattaagtaatttaaaatacttAGATGTAAGttacaataatattaaaaggtTAGCcacatttgaaaaatatcttcatattttaaacaatagaaataaattaaacgATTCCAATGAAACAGATCTATCAAAGAGTATCCAGTCTGAAAGTGTAGAAAGTGATATTGATGATGCacacataaataattttattttaagtaAAACTGAAAAAGATGTTATgattctattttttaattctttagAAACTTTACATCTAAGAGGCAATAAATTAACCAATTTAAAAGGATTAagtgttttaaaaaatttaaaagttTTAGATCTTAGATCAAATTTAATTAGTCATCCAGTacaacttttttatattttagatAACAAAGATTggctaaaaaaatatcatgataaaaaaactcaaaataaaaatacttattcttcttatttttcatatataataaaaaaatataaaaacataaatttacaaaatatattcttactaggtaataataaagtatTCAAACCAAAACGGCTACTTGCATCTGTCTTtaatgtattaaaaaatgttaatacaaaaaaagaacTTATAACAGATTTTTCAGACACTGTTTCAGTAAATGAACATATTGACATTTTTGAACGTGAGTTATGTGATGCAGATGATGAGGAAGACGATGATTCATATACTACTTATACTAATTCAGATGTGGGTTCAGAAGTAGATGTAGAAGCAGAGGCAGAAACTGAGGAAAATTCAAACTTAATAGAAAacgataaatatatttctaaaaataattataatcaaTTTTCCAACAAAAGTAACGAAATAAATACTCATAGTGAGattgaaaaaattgcaTATAAGCCAAAGGACCGTATTGAATTGAATGATTCTGGGTtctatgataaaaatgaaagtgATTATTTTGAGAGTAACCAAGGGGAAATGGATGAGGATAGAGAGGCTCCAACTCCTTTAAACCAAAAAGAAATAGATGTAGAATCAAGTGATACTGAGGAAGATGCACATGGGCAAGTAGAATCTGCAATGGATTCTCAGGACGAATCAGAAAATCAAAAAGAAGACGATACAAGTGAAGAAGAAGTCGAGCCAAGCCAagttaaaaatgatgaaatagTTTCGGATAGCATAAAGAATCAAAATGATAGCGAAATTGAAAGTGAGGAGGAGGAAGAAATGGCTAGGAGCGAGATAGATGTAGACAGTATTAAGGATCGAAATGATAGCGAAATTGAAAGCGAAGTAGATGCAGATAGTGTAAAGAATCGAAATGATAGCGAAACTGAAAGTGAGGAGGAAGAATTAGCTAGAAGCGAAATAGATGCAGACCCCATCAAGAATCAAAGTGATATCGAAGTTGAAAGTGAAGAAGAAATTACTAGAAATGAGATAGATGTGGGCTCCATAAATAATCAAAGCGATAGTGAAATTGAAAGTGAGGAAGAAGAAGAGGAAGATGAAATAGCTAAAAGTGAGATAGATGCAGGCagcataaataataagaatGATAGCGAAATTGAAAGTGAAGTAGATGTAGATAGTGTAAAGAATCAAAGTGATAGCGAAATTGAAAGTGAGAAGGAGGAAGAAATGACTAGGGGCGAGATAGATGTAGGCAGTGTTAAGAATCAAGATGATAGCGAAGTTGAAAGCGAATTAGATGCAGATAGTGTAAAGAATCAAAGTGATAGCGAAATTGAAAGTGAGAAGGAGGAAGAAGATGAGGAAGAAATGGCCAGAAATGAGATAGATGTAGATGGTGTAAAGAATCAAGATGATAGCGAAGTAGATGCAGATAGTGTAAAGAATCAAAGTGATAGCGAAACTGAAAGTGAGGAGGAGGAAGAAGAAGaggaaaaagaagaaagcGAATATGAGGAGGATGTAAATGTGAATCTCAAATCAGAAAGAaaggaagaaaaagaagGTGAACAGATGCATAAATCGCAAACGGAATTAACGGATTTAGAAATAGAAGAtgttgaaaatgataaattagatattaaagaaaatgaatcagaatataaaaattctcATGAAGTTACAAAAGAAGTAGAAGAAAGTGATTTTGAGgatgaaacaaaaaatgaaaaagaagtaTATGCATCTAATAAAGAATCTGAAATGAATAGTGAAATAGAAGTAAGTGATTCAGATGATGAAATAGAGgatgaaaaagaagaagatAATTTTACAGATTTTATTACTCAAAACTTGATACAAAATAGCAATCAAAATGTAGAATCAAAATCAAAAGACGTAGttcctttttataataatttaaaaaaaaatatgcttaaagaaaattatcataGTGAAAATAGTGAGGGAAATGAATCTATAGAATCAAATGAACAAATAGTTAGATTGAGAGATgtgattaaaaaaaagaatcgtttaaatagttataattgtagtgaaataaaaatagacaGTAATGAAAAgggaatatataaaaaaaatgatatttcgttgaaaaaaaacaaaaaacaatataacaaaatggttagaaataaaaatgttaatacTAACTCCAACAATGTTAATGAGAGCATAgataatatgataaataataatattgaagaaaatgaaacaaGCTGTTCTTTTTCGTcgattgtaaaaaataaaaaaatacttaaAGAAATCGAAACAAATGATAAACATTCAGATGCTtcaaattttgtaaatcaTACATCTATAGAAAATGACATACTTAATAGTGAATTTGAACAAATTAGCCAAAGCCCTACTCTTGAGCAAAATGATAGTGGTACAAATTCTATTCCTCAATCTAATCAccataaaaatggaatcaTTGATGAGTTTGCTAAAGCTAGAACCCAAATggaagaaaaagaagatgCAGACAAAAATTTAGATGTAATAGAAAGTAGTATAAATAGAAAATGTGTAAATCATGgctattcaaaatatttcgATTCAGCAAATGAAAACATGCATGGCAATGCTGATAATAGTCCTGCTAAACAAAACTTAAGCTTGAGAACTGTGCTTGAAAAGGGAAGCAGCAAGGTCAGACCAGATGTGttagaagaagaagaagcAAAAATAGATGCATCACACTCCATGCCCAATGAAAGTAAAGAGATAGTGAACAAGCtaaagaataataatgcatataaaaaagatgctgacaaattatgtaaaattaaaagtttGGAAACTTCGAATTTTtcacataataaaatgttaaaTGATTCATACGActcaaattataaatcatCTTCCGACTTGTCTGAAATGAGCGAAATGAGCGAAGCAGACAAATTTGATGAAGTGCATTTAGACGTTGTTAAAACAAATCAGCATGACGAAAaagatgatataaataagaatAATGCTTCTCATAGAGTTTGTAGCAATTCGaatgaaataaacaaattagaAAGTAAGACAAATAAGGGTTCTGtaaatgataatacaaaaattttaaagtgTTATGACAAAATTAATGGAAATGGTGACAGCCATAAATTGATTAAAAATTTGGAACTACAACTAAAagaaacatatttaaaattgagaaaagaaaaacaatacaataatatcctatttaaagaaaataaagaacttgaaaataaaataaaatcaataaatcaaaataaaaaaaggtttaaaaaaaaaataaaaaaattggaaaaggattgtaatgaaaaaaatgaaattacaaaaaaatatgaaaatatgatggacaaattaaatttagTAGAAGACtcaaaaatggaaattcCTATggatgatataaaaatgcagAACACATACATTGAGAACTCAATTGAACAATTATat TGCACATTCTTCGACACATTAGGTGAAAACCacataataacaaaaag GATCGAAGATTTAGCTTCTGTATATgcaaaaaaggaaaataaaatggaatCACAGTTGAATAACCAAATGAAG AATTtagaattattaaaagCTAATGAAGAATTggataaaacaaaaaatgaatatttcaacgagttacaaaaaaaagaaaacgtTATTATCAA CTTAACTGAAAATTTGGAAGAACTAACGAAAAGCACCAATGACATGAAAATTGTGTTAgcagaaaatgaaaacaaattaaaggCCCTTCAAATAGAGCTATCTCAAAAAGATGAACTAATCAAAGAGTTGGAAGAAAGAAACAATAAGCTG gTGGAGAATGAGAAAGTAATACAAACGGAGAGGGAAAACTTGTTGGAGCTACTCTATGGAAAAG ATGAGAAATTAGTAAATGCAAAGGAGTATAAAGAAGAAATCAAAGAATTgcaacaaaaaataaaaaattatttacataagAATACTCATAAAGTGCaggataaaatatatgaacaaattTTAGATAAGTTATATGAcgaacaaattaaaatacaATCATTGCTAGTAGAAAAGGATCAAACAATagttcaaaaaaatacaaaaatcgAAAATCTTCAACTCCAATTACATTCATGGGCAGAAGAAGCATCAAAATGGGTATCCATCGCGGATAAGCACACAAAACTTATTACAAATCATAACACCTTAAAG aaaaattatgaagaaCTAAAGTATAAGTACATAATGGATGTAAAACATTtgcaaacaaaaaaaaatgaaaaggtAAAAGAGCTTATAAGGAAGTTCTCGTAA
- a CDS encoding transmembrane protein 234, putative: protein MYFILYILVGILWGCTNVFIKIGCKEKKKENNATEGMFAVLKNINIILPYLLNQIGSLFYYFLLYKSDISLAVPLSNVSSFVFTYITEIVILKKNITYKSVLGLILVCTGLIICLNS, encoded by the coding sequence atgtattttattttatacatattagtTGGTATTTTGTGGGGATGTacaaatgtatttataaaaataggatgtaaagaaaagaaaaaggaaaacAATGCGACAGAAGGAATGTTTGCAGTATTGAAAAACattaacattattttaCCATACTTGCTAAATCAGATTGGGTCcctgttttattattttttgttatataaatcGGACATATCATTAGCAGTCCCTTTATCAAATGTATcatcttttgtttttacatatatcactgaaatagttatattaaaaaaaaatattacatacAAATCAGTGCTAGGATTAATATTAGTTTGTACAGGACTTATCATTTGCCTAAACTCTTAA
- a CDS encoding cytoplasmic tRNA 2-thiolation protein 1, putative: protein MLCEQCNKNNVCMLRPSNKEKLCKYCFLESFEDEVHTTILKKKMFEDNDKICIAVSGGKDSSVLTHVLVNIKKKYNYNWNLFLLAIDEGIKGYRDDSLKVVYKLEKLYNLPLSVLKFQDIFSYTMDDVVSYIGKKNNCTVCGVFRRQAMEKGALLFNATKLVTGHNADDLAETILMNMCRGDIDKLAKNINDVLQKKNNNNSSLASYSENNNPNIFPNCNDVLDKNEAGNSGCGCKEKTNIESNKEEEKKNQCNNDVAKISNDNIKYEHKMDGFIPRLKPLMWSYEKEIVLYAYHLKLDFFSTECTYSPNSFRGNLRSFIKDLEIINPQIILNIIHSAEFFYFNTNIKKKLNTCIKCGAYTSNMICKACLIVDGLNNYTDNSFLYANKKKKNNKKKISIEYEIEK from the coding sequence atgttatgcGAACAGtgtaacaaaaataatgtttgTATGTTAAGGCCCTCGAATAAGGAAAAATTATGCAAATACTGTTTTTTAGAAAGCTTTGAAGATGAAGTACATAcaactattttaaaaaaaaaaatgtttgaAGACAATGACAAAATTTGTATTGCTGTGTCAGGTGGAAAAGACTCTAGCGTATTAACACATGTActtgttaatataaaaaaaaaatataattataattggaatttatttttattagctATTGATGAAGGAATTAAAGGTTATCGTGATGATTCATTAAAAGttgtttataaattagaaaaattatataatttaccATTATctgttttaaaatttcaagatattttttcttatactATGGATGATGTTGTAAGTTAtataggaaaaaaaaataattgtacTGTGTGTGGAGTTTTTAGAAGGCAAGCTATGGAAAAAGGggctttattatttaatgccACAAAATTAGTAACAGGTCATAATGCAGATGATTTAGCAGAAACTATTTTAATGAACATGTGCAGGGGGGATATTGATAAGCTagctaaaaatataaatgatgttttgcaaaaaaaaaataataataatagctCACTAGCTAGCTAttctgaaaataataacccaaatatatttccaaaTTGTAACGATGTTTTGGATAAAAATGAAGCTGGAAATTCCGGTTGTGGGTGCAAAGAGAAAACAAATATCGAAAGTAAcaaagaagaagaaaaaaaaaatcaatgcAATAATGATGTTGCCAAAATTagtaatgataatataaagtaTGAACATAAAATGGATGGCTTTATTCCAAGATTAAAACCATTAATGTGGTCATACGAAAAAGAGATTGTTTTATATGCTTATCATTTGAAACTTGATTTTTTTAGCACGGAATGTACATATTCTCCAAACTCTTTTCGTGGTAATTTAAGAAGTTTTATTAAAGATTTAGAAATTATTAATCcacaaattattttaaatataatacattcagctgaatttttttattttaatacaaacataaaaaaaaaacttaatACTTGTATAAAATGTGGAGCTTATACATCCAATATGATATGTAAAGCTTGTCTAATAGTTGATggattaaataattatactgATAACTCTTTTCTATAtgcaaacaaaaaaaaaaaaaataacaaaaaaaaaatatccatagaatatgaaatagaaaaatga
- a CDS encoding 6-cysteine protein P12, putative, with protein sequence MVQIKKKILIYTLLSCLVYGIKGLEHQCDFNENHNVEADNEKHDIDHQCVLTPELFDKVSIVCGSKTISHKLYPDNCFEYVYDNPTTLVAKKINEVLPGAVNVFSTVDPETGNKIMTMRVPPNAEENKVIYCYCDYRDVKSQSSSIYASDIANLGTVKIVIPVMPTLINGCDFKKEDSEIFTKGININSSAYNNVDDIVCKVEAEPNNLIGFRCPDDYEVSPPDCFINAYNFEGKTEYIKNRIVLNSLIMDSHKKTYYAKVPSYVYGNPNFFCMCVKDNKKLIAHFNFASSAGGSHWGGYASQLFARSNSSYYGKTATILIVVFFIVSYLML encoded by the coding sequence atggtacaaatcaaaaaaaaaattctaaTATACACTCTGCTCTCCTGCTTAGTGTATGGAATCAAAGGGCTTGAGCACCAATGTGACTTTAATGAAAATCATAATGTAGAAGCAGATAATGAAAAGCATGATATAGATCATCAATGTGTATTAACACCAGAACTGTTCGATAAAGTTAGTATAGTATGTGGATCAAAAACTATAAGTCACAAACTCTATCCAGACAATTGTTttgaatatgtatatgataATCCAACTACACTTGTtgccaaaaaaataaatgaagtATTGCCTGGTGCTGTAAATGTATTTTCTACTGTTGATCCAGAAACtggaaataaaatcatGACAATGAGAGTACCACCAAATgctgaagaaaataaagtaaTATATTGCTACTGTGATTATCGAGATGTTAAGTCACAATCTAGCAGCATTTATGCTAGTGACATAGCAAATTTAGGTACAGTTAAAATCGTAATACCCGTAATGCCAACACTTATTAATGGATgtgattttaaaaaagaagattccgaaatatttacaaaaggtattaatattaacagTTCAGCATATAACAATGTAGATGATATTGTTTGTAAGGTTGAAGCAGAaccaaataatttaattggTTTTAGATGCCCAGATGATTATGAAGTTTCACCTCCTGACTGTTTTATTAATgcttataattttgaagGAAAAacagaatatataaaaaatagaatagTATTAAATTCATTAATTATGGATagtcataaaaaaacatattatgcTAAAGTACCAAGTTATGTTTATGGAAACCCTAACTTTTTCTGTATGTGTgtaaaagataataaaaagctTATAGcacattttaattttgctTCATCTGCAGGAGGTAGCCATTGGGGTGGTTATGCTAGCCAATTATTTGCGAGAAGTAATTCAAGCTATTACGGAAAAACCGCAACTATTCTTATTgtagtattttttattgtttccTATTTGATgctataa
- a CDS encoding 6-cysteine protein, with amino-acid sequence MMKTYFWLAVHFFSSFWMIQNIEICDFSKESLDVALTKDKSVIGNSSNEENHSDNNIKHCVKFTKGFEIFTFICPKGNNNDNYNGIEIRPVQCFEKVRINGKEENLKDVLKGVITENKETDTSIIRKAFIPPTIYNDMSFECSCDNSLTIKDNTIGARGIMRVHLKKNKIFGCDFNYDASDTKFSNGKSAFTNFYDNQAIDLNRSTVCNTEVNTKEVYLGLVCPEGYEMYPENCFEYVLFESNVVRINELIKHDVKLHIEKNKHTHMSFASFTLNPNENPKSFSCQCIKKNANAFPLIANIMFSNYESYSFNYHVTYLILISIILISYI; translated from the coding sequence ATGATGAAGACATATTTTTGGCTAGCTGTACACTTTTTTTCCAGTTTTTGGATgatacaaaatatagaaatatgtGATTTTTCAAAGGAGTCTTTAGACGTGGCACTTACGAAGGACAAAAGTGTGATTGGGAATAGTtcaaatgaagaaaatcatagtgataataatataaaacattgtgtaaaatttacaaagggatttgaaatatttacatttatatgCCCAAAAGGGAATAACaatgataattataatggTATAGAAATTCGACCTGTGCAATGTTTTGAAAAAGTTCGAATAAATggaaaagaagaaaatttaaaagatgTTTTAAAAGGTGTTATAacagaaaataaagaaacagATACAAGCATAATAAGAAAAGCATTTATTCCTCCAACgatatataatgatatgTCATTTGAATGTTCTTGTGATAATAGTTTAACTATTAAAGATAATACAATTGGAGCAAGAGGAATTATGAGAgtacatttaaaaaaaaataaaatttttggaTGTGATTTTAATTATGATGCTAGTGATACGAAATTTTCAAATGGTAAGAGTGCctttacaaatttttatgataacCAAGCTATAGATTTAAATAGAAGTACTGTTTGTAATACAGAAGTTAATACTAAAGAAGTATATCTTGGTTTAGTATGCCCAGAAGGATATGAAATGTACCCAGAGAATTGTTTtgaatatgttttatttgaaaGCAATGTCGTAAGAATTAACGAACTAATTAAACATGATGTTAAATTacatattgaaaaaaataaacatacaCATATGTCTTTTGCATCATTTACTTTAAACCCAAATGAAAACCCCAAAAGTTTTTCATGTcaatgtataaaaaaaaatgctaaTGCATTTCCCCTTATTGCAAATATAATGTTTTCCAATTATGAGTCTTATTCTTTTAATTATCATGTAACTTATTTAATTcttatttccattattttgatatcatatatataa
- a CDS encoding nucleolar GTP-binding protein 1, putative, translating to MNETNLYRFKDIKPVVSAKELVDIVLSKTQRKTPTEIHKGFKITRIRNFYMRKVKMCQELFKDKLQTIINDFPKLDDIHPFYSDLANILYDRDHYKLALGQCSYASKSVVKICHDYIKLLKFSSSLYKCKMLKISALGRMCKLIKKLQPSLLYLEEIRQNLARLPSINPHKKTILLAGAPNVGKSSFINYVSRANVEVQPYSFTTKNLYVGHFDHNLNRYQIIDTPGLLDRTLENRNTIEMTTIAALAHINGVILFIIDISEECGMTIKDQINLLYSIKSLFSNKSIVIGLNKIDKGSLDSVSVENKLLIKQIVDDIKRTVKFCSFSTLTGVGVEEAKFAACELLRSEQVSDILLDEQNIINKKLASIRPAADRVPFIPESVIIAKKKKLEQEKQLKEQATMHPESQGNVSENALEDDQNQIVSSTMREMKYKKKNKSRQSYLSNRTDDRKLEIDLQNENGGAGVYSVDIRKKYDIDEEYKYDVIPEIYNGKNISDFIDIDIEQKLLELEKEEEMMFNNDVEIDPLWFKTKKVLEKMALKLKELKLTAKLNEEKQPIYHKRNKTVEEIEKKLDELNVDKTKVLKSMTEKSRKSTTKAIKKDKVKKLISKKKQLKDNIYNDPTRKMRIYQSTSTEIQRKKAYKLNIVAYRQIKKGTKGEADRSIHAPKPKHLFSGKRPMGTASRR from the coding sequence ATGAATGAAACAAACTTATACAGATTCAAAGATATCAAGCCGGTGGTGAGCGCAAAGGAACTGGTCGATATCGTTTTATCGAAGACTCAGAGGAAAACCCCGACCGAAATACATAAGGGGTTTAAAATTACAAGGATAAggaatttttatatgagaAAAGTTAAAATGTGCcaagaattatttaaagataaattacaaacaataataaatgattttCCAAAATTAGATGACATACATCCATTTTATTCTGATTtagcaaatatattatatgatagAGATCATTATAAATTAGCTTTAGGGCAATGTAGCTATGCAAGTAAATCagttgtaaaaatatgtcatgattatattaaattattaaaatttagttcttctttatataaatgtaaaatgCTTAAAATTAGCGCATTAGGAAGAATGTGTaaacttataaaaaaattacaaccAAGCTTATTATACTTAGAAGAAATACGACAAAATTTAGCTAGGTTACCTTCAATAAATccacataaaaaaacaattttattagcTGGTGCTCCTAATGTTGGTAAatcatcatttattaattatgtatCTAGAGCTAATGTTGAAGTGCAACCATATTCGTTTactacaaaaaatttatatgtagGGCATTTTgatcataatttaaatcGATATCAAATAATAGATACACCAGGTTTATTGGATAGAACATTAGAAAATCGTAATACTATAGAAATGACAACAATAGCAGCACTAGCTCATATTAATGGTGttatattgtttattattgatATTAGTGAAGAATGTGGAATGACAATCAAAGACCAAATAAATTTACTTTATTCAATTAAATctcttttttcaaataaatcaatTGTTATAggattaaataaaattgataaagGAAGTTTAGATAGTGTATCcgttgaaaataaattattaattaagcAAATTGttgatgatataaaaagaacTGTGAAATTTTGCTCGTTTAGTACATTAACAGGAGTAGGTGTTGAAGAAGCTAAATTTGCAGCTTGTGAATTATTAAGATCAGAACAAGTTTCAGATATTCTTTTAgatgaacaaaatattattaataaaaagctAGCTTCCATTAGGCCTGCTGCTGATAGGGTACCATTTATACCTGAATCAGTCAtaattgcaaaaaaaaaaaaactcgAACAAGAAAAACAGCTAAAAGAACAAGCTACTATGCATCCAGAAAGTCAAGGAAACGTATCTGAAAATGCATTGGAAGATGATCAAAATCAAATTGTATCAAGTACAATGCGtgaaatgaaatataaaaaaaaaaataaaagtaggCAAAGCTATTTAAGTAATAGAACCGATGATAGGAAATTGGAAATAGatttacaaaatgaaaatggaGGTGCAGGAGTATATTCAGTagatataagaaaaaaatatgacattgatgaagaatataaatatgatgttATTcctgaaatatataatggaaaaaatataagtgaTTTTATAGATATAGATATTGAACAAAAACTATTAGAATTAGAAAAGGAAGAAGAAATGATGTTTAACAATGATGTTGAAATCGATCCATTATGGTTTAAGACGAAAAAGgtattagaaaaaatggCTTTGAAATTAAaggaattaaaattaactGCAAAATTAAACGAAGAAAAACAACCTATATATCACAAACGAAATAAAACAGTTGAAGAGATAGAAAAGAAATTAGATGAATTAAATGTTGACAAAACAAAAGTACTTAAGAGTATGACAGAAAAGTCTAGAAAATCTACAACGAAAGCAATCAAAAAAGATAAAGTTAAAAAACTTATATCTAAAAAGAAACAACTtaaagataatatatataatgatcCAACCAGAAAAATGAGAATATATCAAAGTACATCAACCGAAATACAGAGAAAGAAggcatataaattaaatatagttGCTTATagacaaataaaaaaaggaacAAAGGGAGAAGCAGATCGATCTATCCATGCCCCCAAACCAAAGCATTTATTTTCAGGAAAAAGGCCGATGGGAACAGCATCAAGAAGATAA